A section of the Oncorhynchus gorbuscha isolate QuinsamMale2020 ecotype Even-year linkage group LG06, OgorEven_v1.0, whole genome shotgun sequence genome encodes:
- the LOC124037495 gene encoding dual oxidase maturation factor 1-like isoform X2 has product MTFYDGIYPFYPLQRTSFIFGTHLLTIILVFLVLTVSFLLILPGIRGKSRLFWMFRIIISLFIGIVIVALNFTSDWAEARATTNTTYKSFSSEEVNAEVGLHIGLYGNPVNQLNETINYNEMFAWKDTIDEEYGNALERGLPNPILYIAEKFTLNNPCGLIYQYRYSGRYASATLWTAFCCWLVANVLFSMPVILYAGYMMVATAAFIFFSVASFSTIMNLPTCLFTIGTSGAFQTEYSGSFWLALATGVLCLIIGVLVVLLDCLIPGKIRDAFSVGVDNDEDEDVYFGEGYLNSNFLAGVTTTPLTTLVLPTDEIREVSRQPSLQELSVRL; this is encoded by the exons ATGACTTTCTACGATGGCATTTACCCATTCTACCCCCTACAAAGAACCTCCTTTATCTTCGGCACCCACCTCCTCACCATTATCCTGGTCTTCCTGGTCCTCACGGTCAGCTTCCTTCTTATTCTGCCAGGTATCAGAGGCAAGTCG AGACTATTCTGGATGTTCAGAATCATCATCAGTTTATTCATAGGCATTGTGATAGTGG CACTGAATTTCACCAGCGACTGGGCTGAGGCCCGagccaccaccaacaccacctaCAAGTCCTTCAGCAGTGAGGAGGTGAACGCTGAAGTGGGACTGCACATAGGACTGTATG GGAATCCTGTGAATCAGCTCAACGAGACCATCAACTACAACGAGATGTTTGCGTGGAAAGACACCATCGACGAGGAGTACGGGAACGCCTTAGAGAGAGGTCTACCTAACCCCATCCTCTATATCGCTGAGAAGTTTACCCTCAACAACCCCTGTGGCCTCATCTACCAGTATAGATACTCTGGGCGTTACGCTTCGGCCACCCTCTG GACAGCGTTCTGCTGCTGGCTGGTAGCCAACGTGCTGTTCTCCATGCCTGTCATCCTGTACGCCGGCTACATGATGGTGGCCACCGCCGCTTTCATCTTCTTCTCCGTGGCCTCCTTCTCCACCATCATGAACCTGCCTACCTGTCTGTTCACCATAGGCACATCTGGAGCCTTCCAGACAGAGTACAGCGGTTCTTTCTGGCTGGCACTGGCCACAG GTGTGCTGTGTTTAATCATTGGAGTCCTGGTGGTTCTGCTGGACTGTCTGATCCCTGGGAAGATACGAGACGCCTTCAGTGTCGGGGTGGACAACGACGAAGATGAGGATGTTTATTTTGGAGAGGGATACCTGAACTCCAACTTCCTGGCAGGAGTAACCACCACACCTTTGACAACCTTAGTGCTTCCTACA GATGAAATTCGGGAAGTCAGCCGCCAACCATCACTCCAGGAGCTGTCAGTCAGACTCTAA
- the LOC124037495 gene encoding dual oxidase maturation factor 1-like isoform X1: MTFYDGIYPFYPLQRTSFIFGTHLLTIILVFLVLTVSFLLILPGIRGKSRLFWMFRIIISLFIGIVIVALNFTSDWAEARATTNTTYKSFSSEEVNAEVGLHIGLYGINITLKGNPVNQLNETINYNEMFAWKDTIDEEYGNALERGLPNPILYIAEKFTLNNPCGLIYQYRYSGRYASATLWTAFCCWLVANVLFSMPVILYAGYMMVATAAFIFFSVASFSTIMNLPTCLFTIGTSGAFQTEYSGSFWLALATGVLCLIIGVLVVLLDCLIPGKIRDAFSVGVDNDEDEDVYFGEGYLNSNFLAGVTTTPLTTLVLPTDEIREVSRQPSLQELSVRL, encoded by the exons ATGACTTTCTACGATGGCATTTACCCATTCTACCCCCTACAAAGAACCTCCTTTATCTTCGGCACCCACCTCCTCACCATTATCCTGGTCTTCCTGGTCCTCACGGTCAGCTTCCTTCTTATTCTGCCAGGTATCAGAGGCAAGTCG AGACTATTCTGGATGTTCAGAATCATCATCAGTTTATTCATAGGCATTGTGATAGTGG CACTGAATTTCACCAGCGACTGGGCTGAGGCCCGagccaccaccaacaccacctaCAAGTCCTTCAGCAGTGAGGAGGTGAACGCTGAAGTGGGACTGCACATAGGACTGTATGGTATTAACATTACTTTAAAAG GGAATCCTGTGAATCAGCTCAACGAGACCATCAACTACAACGAGATGTTTGCGTGGAAAGACACCATCGACGAGGAGTACGGGAACGCCTTAGAGAGAGGTCTACCTAACCCCATCCTCTATATCGCTGAGAAGTTTACCCTCAACAACCCCTGTGGCCTCATCTACCAGTATAGATACTCTGGGCGTTACGCTTCGGCCACCCTCTG GACAGCGTTCTGCTGCTGGCTGGTAGCCAACGTGCTGTTCTCCATGCCTGTCATCCTGTACGCCGGCTACATGATGGTGGCCACCGCCGCTTTCATCTTCTTCTCCGTGGCCTCCTTCTCCACCATCATGAACCTGCCTACCTGTCTGTTCACCATAGGCACATCTGGAGCCTTCCAGACAGAGTACAGCGGTTCTTTCTGGCTGGCACTGGCCACAG GTGTGCTGTGTTTAATCATTGGAGTCCTGGTGGTTCTGCTGGACTGTCTGATCCCTGGGAAGATACGAGACGCCTTCAGTGTCGGGGTGGACAACGACGAAGATGAGGATGTTTATTTTGGAGAGGGATACCTGAACTCCAACTTCCTGGCAGGAGTAACCACCACACCTTTGACAACCTTAGTGCTTCCTACA GATGAAATTCGGGAAGTCAGCCGCCAACCATCACTCCAGGAGCTGTCAGTCAGACTCTAA